From Deinococcus aquiradiocola:
CCGAAGTACGTGCCGGGGGGCGGCGTGCCGATGTAGTCGCCCGCGTTGACGCGCACCGCGATGGCCTGCTGCTTCTGGTTGATGTTGAAGCCCTTCTGGAGGGTCTGCCCGAGGCCGAAGTACGTGCTGGCGCCCGCTTCGAGTTTCGTCCAGCTGAGTGGCGTGTCGCCGCTGCGTCCGAAGCCGTACGCGGCGCTGGCGTTCGCGCGGAAGCCGTCCGTGGGGAAGGAGGGGGTGCTGGTGCTGTCGTAGTTGCTGCCGACGCCGAACACGGTGGTGAGGCTGGTGGCGGGCAGCAGGGTCTTCGCGGTCGCGTCGTCCTGGTTGGCGGTGGACACCTTGGCCTTCTCGGCGTCCGTCATGGATTCCAGGTAGTAGGTGTTGTAGTTCGTGCCGACGCTGGCGCTCACCGTGAGGTTGGGAAGCAGCTGGCGTCCGGCGGTCAGGCCGAAGCCGGTGGTGCGCAGCGAGTACTGGCGGCCGGTGTCGGTACCGGTCGCGTCGTTCAGGGCGTTGTTGGGCGTGACGTTGGTGTAGAGGTTCGCGCTGACGCTGGTGGGCACCTTGCGGAAGTCGAGGAAGTCGATGTCGAGCCAGGGGATGGTGTACTTGATGTTGCCGGTGAAGTTCTGCCCGGCGTCGTTGAGTGCGCCGACGACGTTGAATTCCGCCTGGTGGCCCAGCCCGAAGAGGTTGTTGTTCTGCAGGCCCGCCGAGCCGGAGAAGCCGGAGAGGGTGTCGTACTGCAGCGCGAAGGGCAGCACGCGGTTACCGGTCACTTCGGACACGCCGATCACGTACGTGAGGTCTTCGGGCTTGGCGGGGTCCTTGACCTTGGTGGTGACGCTGTTGATCTTGATGAGGCCCTGGGCGTTCAGGCCGTCGAGGGCGTTGCGGAACGCCTTGTCGTTGAAGAGCTTGCCGGGTTCCGGGAGGACGCGGCTGATGACGCGTTCCTTGGTGGTCTGCGGGCCGGTCCAGTTGATCTCGTACCCGGCGATGCGCGTCTCGTGGATGTTGAAGGTGAGGACGCCGTCCTTGTACCCGATGGCGTCGCGGGTGCTGATCTCGTACCCGGCCTTGCGGTACACGTCGCGCAGGCGCGTGAAGTCCGCTTCGGCGGCGATGCGGGAGAACACGTCGCCGACCCGGGTCTGCAGGGCGGCCTTGAGGTCGGCGGTCTGGACGACGGTGTTGCCGGTGATCTGGATGTCCTTGACGGGGCCGGTGGTGGCTTCGGCGACGCCGAACGCGACCCGGACGACGTTGGGGTTCTGGGGGTCGCTGGGCTGCAGCGCGAAGCCGATGGACTGGCCGGTGGCGTTGCTGAGGGTGCGGACGTCCTGTTCGAGCGCCTTGAGGCTGGGGACGCCGCCCGCCTTGCTGAGGAGGACGGGGGCGCTCCCGGCGGGCAGGGTGACGTTGGAGAGGTCCACGTCGGAGATTTTGCCTTCGAGGACCGAGACCTTCAGCACGCCGCCTTCGAGGGTGCTGGCGCCGGAGTTCACGCCGCTGGCGAGGTACCCGGCGGACTGGTAGGCCTGCTGGATCTGCTGCAGCGCGCCGAAGTACGCGTCGGGCGTGAACTTCTTGGCGTCGTAGAGGGGCTTGAGGGCGCCGACGACGGTGTCCTGCGGGAGGAGGGTGCTGCCGCTCACCTCGATGCGCGTGACGGGGGCCGTCTCGTCCACGGTGTACGTCAGGTCGACGCTGCCGTCCGCACGGGCCTTGGTGGAGGTGCTGATGCTGGGCAGGAAGGGGTAGCCTTCGGCCTTGTAGTTCTGCGCGAGCGCCTGCTTGGACTGGTCGATGCGCGCGGAGTTGAGGGTCGCGCCGGGCGCGATGTTCAGGACGTTCGCGAGGGAGGTCTTGAAGGCGTCGGCGGGCAGGAAGGTCACGCCGCTGACGGTGACGCTGCCGATGAGGGGGTTGGGGATGACGTTGAGGACCAGGACGTTCTGGCCGTTCACGGTCTGCAGGGTGGCGGTGGCGCTCTTGAGGTACCCGGTGGCGAGGGCGTCCTGTTCGACCTGGCGGAGGTTGACGGTGGAGAGGACCGCGCCGGGCTGCACACTGAGGCTGGCCTTCACGAAGTTGCCGAGCAGGTCGGTGGCGCCGGCCACGGCGATGTCGTCGAGGGTGGCGGCCTGCTGGGTCTGGGCGAGCGCGACGGGGGCGCTGAGGGCCGCGGTGAGGACCAGGGTGTGTCGGATGTGCATGCTTGAACTCCTCGGGCGGCGCGGCGGGAGCGTCGGGCCGCTGGTGTGCGGGGTGACCCGGTGCGGGACGGGGGGTGGGGGGCGGAGGGACGTGGTCCGGTGTGGGTGGGGGGTTGCCCCGGTTTCCCTGCGGGAACGGTCCGTCCTGGGCGGCCCCTGCGTGGGCACGGGCCGGTCCTGACGGGTGGGGCGCTTCATCAGACCCTCTAGTCTGCCACATTCGGGTCTGTGGCCCTGAGAAAGATGAAGCGGTCTTGACGAGTTCTTGGTGCATGCCATGCCCCGCTCATCTGCCGTTCCGGATGGGCGCGCCGGGCGCGGTCGGCCCTTGTCTCGCGGCTGGCCGAGGCCGACAATGGTCGGCGTGAAGGTCCTGCCCCTCCCCCACCGCGCTGCTGTCCGGCCCGTCTCCCCCGCTCGCCCTAGCAGGCGCGAATGCCGGTCACGGGCGGGCCAGGCGTGAGCCTGCAGGACGTGCTGCGCGAGATCCGCGCGGCGGAGGTGGACGCGGGCCGCGCGCCCGGCTCGGCGCGGCTGGTGGCGGTCAGCAAGGGGCACACCCTGGACGAGATCCGTGCGTCCGTCCTGACGCACGCGGCCCTGCAGGCGGGCGGCTTCCCGCTCGCGGAGAACCGCGGGCAGGAGCTGCGCGACAAGGTGGCCGTCACGCAGGGTGGCGTCACCCAGGGCGCAGGGGCGCAGGCGTGGCCGCCGCTGGAGTGGCATTTCATCGGGCCGGTGCAGCGCAACAAGGTCAAGTACCTGCGCGCCGTGACGCTCGTACACACCATCGAGACGGCCGAGCAGGCGCAGGCCATCGCGGCGGCCGCCGAAGGCTGGGGGCGCGCGCCGGACGTGCTGCTGCAGGTCCACAACGGCGAGGCGCAGAAGCACGGCGTGAGCACCGAAGACCTGCCCGCCCTGCTGCGCGAGGTGCGCGGCACGGGCCTCACCGTGCGCGGCCTGATGGTCATGGCCCCCTACGACGACCCGCAGGGCGCCGAGCGGGTGTTCGCGCAGACGGCCCTGCACGCGCAGACGCTGGGCCTGCCGGAACTGAGCATGGGCATGAGCGACGACTTTCCCGCCGCGATCCGGCACGGTGCGACGCTGGTGCGGGTGGGGCGGCGACTGTTCACACCCGCGTCCGGCGTGGACCGGGCCGGTGCCCAGGACGCGGGCCGGGCGGGGAACGGGGGAGCGCCGGATTTGAGCTAAACTGACCTTATGATTCGGCATCTGAGCGGGGGGCGCGCGCGGTGAAGTACACCCCACTGGACGTGCGACACCAGGAATTCCCTGGTGCGATGGGTGGCTACAAGCGGCTCGATGTCCGCACCTTCCTGAACGAACTGGCGGACGACTTCGAGGAACTGCTGCAGAGTCGGCAGGAACTCAACGAGCGCCTCGCCCTGATGGAAGGGCGACTGGCCGAGTACCGCCAGTCGGAGGACGACCTGCGGCGCGCCGTGGTGAGTGCCGAACGCATCGCGCAGGAACTCCGCGAGAACGCCCGCAAGGAAGCGGAACTCATCACCACGCAGGCCGAAGCGTACCGCGACAGCGTGACGCAGCAGGCGAACGCCCGCTCGGTGGGCCTGGAAGCCCGCCACGAGGCGCGCACCGGCGAGCTGGAAATGGCGCACCGTGCCCGCAGCACTGAACTGGAAGCCGCGCACCAGGGGCGCAGCACGCAGCTGGAAGCCAGCTACCGGGCGCGCTTCTCGGACCTGGAAGCGCAGTACCACCGCCGTCACCGTGAGCTGGAGCAGGGCCTCGCGGCCCGCACGGCGCACCTGGAGTCGGTGTTCAGCCAGCGGCACAACGAGCTGACGACGCTGCTGTCCCGCGCGCGGGACGAACAGGGGCAGTTCGTGGCGCAGTACCGGGCACTCGTCGCGTCGTTCTACGAGCTGGCGTCCCGGCACGCGCAGCCGGAAGGTTCTCCCCTGCCGACCGAGCTGCCTCAGGGCACGGCGGTGCCGCTGCCGGAAGGGACGCAGAGTCTCCTGCCGCCCGCGCCGAACGAGCCGGTCAGCGCCCTGAGCGCCGCCACGCCCGACGCACCCGAGGACGGCGAGGACCGTTCCGCCGTGGCGCGCGTCACCGAGCAGCAGTTCGTCTGATCCGGTGTTGAGCTGAACTTTCCGAGTTCAGCCGAGCGAAGCGGGCACCAAAAAGTACGGGTTTGATCCGGTTTCAGCCCGGTACGCAAAACGGGCCACGCGCACCTGAAGCGCGTGGCCCGTTTTGCGTACCGCACGGGGCGGGTCAGCCGAGGGCGTCCACCTGACCTTTGAGGGCCGTGATGTCGGCGCGCAGGCGGGCGGCCTGCCCCTCGGCCTCCTGCAGCCGCACCTGTTCGCCCTCGATAAAGCGCGTGAAGGGGCTCATGGCGTCCCGCAGGCGCGCGTCGGCGCGTTCCTGTTCGCGCTCGTACTCGCGCCGCACGACGCCCTCCAGCGACGCCCGCAGTTCCGCCACGCGCACCCGCAGTTCACGCAGGGCCTGCAGGCGCCGGGCCGGGAGGATCAGCAGGCCCAGGCTGCCGATGGCGAGCCCGCTGAAGATGAACGTGAAGTCGAGCGCGAGCGTGCCCGCGAGCACCGCGCCGATCACGCCGACGCCCACGCCGCCCGCACCGAGCCCCACCACGCCCTTCATGGCGTCCTCGGTGTCGGCCGCGAGCTGCCGCGTGAGCTGCGCTTCCGTCACCTCGGACAGGTGACGGCTGGCGCTGCCCGCGATGCCTTCCACCAGGGCGTGCCGGTCGTACGAGAAGCGGGTACGGGCGATGTCCTGGGACGGCTGGCGGCGCAGCAGGAAGGTCTGCACGTCCTCCCAGAAGTGCAGGTTGGATTCCACGAAGCGGTCCACCATCGTCGCGAACTGCCGTTCGATGGCCTGCGGTAGGTCCGCGATGGCCTGCTCCCGGAACTGCGTCTCCAGGCCGCGCGAGTTCACGAGCTGCCGGAAGTTCCCGATGCGCAGGGTGGAGTCGATGAACTTGTCGGCGCGTGCCTCGAACTCGGCCAGCAGGCGGCCCACGCGGTTCAGCTGTCCGTCCAGTTCGCCCTGCATGGTCTCGTGGTGCCGCTGGCGCTGCGCTTCGAGGCTGGAGAGCGTGTCGAGGTCGGCCCTGAGGGTGTCGCGTGCGGCGGACGCGCGGCGTTCCTCGCCGCCCAGGATCTCGGCGGCGGCGTTCAGGGGGCCGGTGAGTTTCAGCCGCGTGCGTTCCCGCTCGCCCAGCCGTGCCTGCAGCGCGTCACGCAGGGCGCGGAAGCCCTCGTCGCCGCCCGTCTGCGCGGCCCGCTGTTCACGCCGGGCGGACACGAGGTACACGGGCGGCGTGAGGTTCAGTTCGGCGCGCGCGCCCGCCTCCACGAAGGCCCGCACTTCCGCGCGCTGCTCGGGCGTTTCCAGCAGGTCGGCCTTGTTGACGACCATCACCACGGCGCGCCCCCAGCGGGCCGCGAGGCTCAGGAACTGCCGTTCGGACTCCGTGAAGGGCCGGTCGGCGCTCGTCAGGAACAGCAGCAGGTCCGCGCGCGGCAGGAAACCTTCCGTCAGCACCTGGTGCTGCCGCACGATGGCGTTCGTGCCGGGCGTGTCCACCAGCGCCACGCCGTCCAGCGCCGCGATCGGCACGCGCAGCCGCACCACGAAGGGGTCGGCGGTCGCTTCCGGCTCGCCCTTCTCGCCGTGCACGAGGACGTAGATGCGGTCCGTGGTGGGCGTCACGCCTTCCGGCAGGACCGTCTCGCCCAGCAGGGCATTCACGAAGCTGGACTTCCCGGCGTTGAACTCACCGACCACGACCAGCAGGAAGCTCTCGTCGAGGTTCTGCAGGGCCTGCCGGGCCTGCGTGACCGCCTCGGCAGGCGCGCCCTGCGCCTGGAGGTACGCCTGCAGGTCGGAGAGCAGCGTGCGTTCACGCGTGAGGAGGGCCTGCACCGGTTCAGTGACGAGCATACGCGCAGTCTACCGGCCCCGGCGGGACCCGGGGCCTGCGTTCCCGGGTGCGTGACGCCCGCCCGTCTGGGGGTGCGCTACCCTGGGGCATGACGGCAGGCGGGCTTCAAGGCATCCGGTTCGCGCTGGAAGGCATCGACGAGATCACGTTCCACCGGGTCCTGCGTGACCTGATGACCGACCCGGCCTTCGCGAGACCGCTGCAGGTGCAGGCCACGCCGCCCCGGCCCCGGCAGGACGAGGTGGCGGCCCTGACGCTGGTGTTCGGCGCGCAGGACCGGCTGCTGGCCGTGGCGGCCATGCAGCGCCTCAAGACGATCCTGCTGCGGTACGACGTGCAGATCGACAGCATCTGGACGCCCGAACCCTGAACGTGCGGGCGGCGCGCACCCGCAGGTACGCGCCGCCCGGCCCGGATCAGGCCCGGAATCAGATCCAGTCTTTGAAGAAGTCCTTGACCTTGTCCACCAGCGTCTTCTCGTCCGGGTTGCGGGGCGCCCTGGGCGGTTTGGGTGTCGGTGCGGGCTTCGGGGTGGGGGTGGGTGTCTCGTCCACCGGGGGGGGTGTGAGGTCGTACTCGATCGGCGTGGGGGCCGGACGCACGTACGGGGAGCCGCTGCCGTTGGCGGGCTGGGCCTGCGCGGCCGTGCCGACCGGGTGCATCTGCTCCTGCGCGGCGTACAGCACGAGGCCCACGGCGGCGGCGTGCACGGGTCCGGCCACGATGTCCGTCAGGCCGCCCATGCCGCGCGGGCGGCCCACGCGGACCGGGAGGCGGAAGCGTTCGCGGGCGAGTTCCGACACGCCGCGCAGCAGGCTCCCGCCGCCCGTGAGGACGACACCGCTCGCGATGAGTTCCACCGGCCCGAGCTCACGGTCGATCTCGTCGCGCACCATGCCGTAGATCTCGGCGATGCGCGGCTTGATGATGCGCGACAGGTCGAAGGCGCTGATGGCGTGCGTGCTGCCGGACGCGTTCGTGATCTCCAGCATCAGGTCCGGGTCGGCGAGTTCCGGGAGGGCCGCGCCGTACTTGCGTTTGACGTTCTCGGCCTCCTCCAGCGGAATCTTGAGGATCTGCGCGAGGTCGGTGGTGACGTGGTCCCCGCCGATGGGGATGCAGGCGGAGTGCGAGAGGTTCCCGCGCTTGAACACGCCGACGTCGGTGGTGCCGCCGCCCATGTCGATCACGACGACCGTCTGGTCGCGTTCGGACGCGTCGAGGACGGCCGTGCCGGACGCGAGGGATTCCAGCACGAGGCCGCGCACCTGCAGGCCCGCCTCCTGCACGCAGCGGCGCAGGTTCGCGAGCGGGCCGACACTTCCGGCGACGATGTGCACGTCCACTTCGAGGCGCACGCCGTGCATGCCGACCGGGCTCTTGATGCCTTCCTGCCCGTCCACCACGTACTCCTGGGGGATGGCGTGAATGACTTCGAAGTTCGGGTCGAGCGGCACGGCGCGGGCGTTCTCGATGCTGCGTTCCACGTCGGAGACCGTGATCTCCTGGCTGCGCCGGATGGCGGCCAGCCCGTGGCTGGTGAGGGCCTTGGCGTGGTTGCCCGCGACGCTGACGTACGCGTTCGTGACCTTGACGCCGCTGACGCGTTCGGCCGCCGCGACCGAGTTGCGGATGGCGGCGGTGGTGCGTTCCAGGTTCACGACCGCGCCGCGCTTGATGCCCTCGCTGGGCACGGTTCCTTCGCCGATGATGTCCACGCTGCCGTCGGCAGCGATTTCGCCTATCACAGTGGTGATCTTCGTGGTGCCGATGTCCAGACCGACAGTGATCAGGTTGTCCTTCATTGCTGGACGCTCACCCCCCAGGGATAAATATTGATGTGCTTTCCAGCAAACATCTTGACACTGCCCGAATACTTAAGCAAGGAACCGAGATTCCCGCTCCACGCCGTCCCTGCCGCCGTTTGCACGGTGAAGCCTGAGGGCGTGTACCGGACCGATTGCACATTGTAACGTCCAAACGCCTGCGCGAGCCGCCTCGCGACGGGCAGGCGGTCCGGTCCCCACCCGACGAGGAGCGGCCCGCCGAGCGGCGCGCCGGGCAGCACCTTGCCGTCCCAGGCGATCGCCACGAGGGTCCCGTCCGGCTTCTGCCACTGGGCGGCCGGGACGCGCTCCTGCACGTTCACCTCGACGCTGCCGGGAAAGCGGCGCACGATCTGCGCGGACGCCACCCACGGCGACTGCCGCAGGCCACGTGCGCGCCACGCGCCGTAGTACAGCCACCCGCCGGGCCGGGCAGTCAGGGCGAAGGGCGGGGTGAGGCCCGCGAGCGCCTGGACCTGCTCGGCGCTCAGGTGACGGTTGCCGGTCACGGTGACGGTCCGGACGGGCAGCAGGAACCACGAGGCGGCCAGGACGGCCAGCACGAGGACGGTGGCGAGCAGGGCCAGCCACAGGCGGCGGGCGGGACGGGCGGCGCGCGTGGGCGCTTCCGGTCCCTTCACGGCCACAGTTCGTACTCCAGTTCCATCGGCACGCCGACCCGCTCGCGGATCAGGTTCAGCAGGGCGTGCACGTCGGCGGCGGTCGCCCCGCCGAGGTTCACGATGAAGTTCGCGTGTTCCGGCGCGATCATGGCGTTCCCGGCGCGGCTGCCCTTGAGGCCCGCCTCGTCGATCAGGCGGCCCGCGGGGGCGCGCGCGCCGTCCGGGAGGGTGGGGTTCTTGAAGGCGCAGCCGGGTGTGCGGTTCTTGGGCTGGCCCTTGCGGGCGGTGTCGGCGGCGTCCATGCGTTCCTGCACGGCGTCCGGCGTGCTGCGGCGCAGGCGCAGGCGGGCGCGCGTCACGATGTGGTTGCGGGGGATGCCGCTGTCGCGGTACGACCAGTTCAGGTCGTCCGGCGTGACGACGCGCGTGCCTTCGGGCGACACGATCTCCAGCGAGTGCAGGCCGTCGAAGGTCTCGCCGAAGCGCGTCCCGGCGTTCATCCAGATCGCCCCGCCGAGCTGCGCGGGAATGCCGACCGTGCCCTCCAGGTTGCTGTAGCCGAGCCGCTGGAGTTTGCGGAGCAGGCCGGGCAGGGGCACGCCGCCGCCCACCCAGCCGGTCACGAGGCCGTCCGGGTCGCCGTGCTCCGGGCCGCTGCGTTCCGGGTCGGGCGTCAGGTCGGTGCTCGCGAACTGCCCCGCGAGGCGAATGACCCGCTCCGTGAGGCCCTCGTCCGCCACGACGAGGTTGCTGCCGCCGCCCAGGATGCGGTACGGGGCGCTCATGGCCTCCGCGAGCTGCGCGTGGTCCGTGACGGTCCACACTTCGGCCTCGCCGCCCACGCCGAGCGTGGTGTACCGCCCGATCGCCTCGCGGCGCACGCCCGCGCCCGTCACGCTCACGCTGACCGGCTGGGTGCCCGCCCTGGTCACGGGGACGCTCACACGCTCACCCCGGCCAGTTCACGCCCGATCTTCCAGACGTCGCCCGCGCCGACCGTGACGATCACGTCGCCCGGCTGCACCGTGCCGCGCAGGTACGTCAGCACCTCCTCGCGCAGCGGGAGGTAATGCACGCCCCGGTGCCCGAGTTCGTACATGCGGTTCACGATCAGGGTGCTGTCGATGCCGGTGATGGCCTCCTCGCCTGCCGCGGCGATGTCGAGCAGGATCACCTCGTCAGCCGG
This genomic window contains:
- a CDS encoding YggS family pyridoxal phosphate enzyme produces the protein MSLQDVLREIRAAEVDAGRAPGSARLVAVSKGHTLDEIRASVLTHAALQAGGFPLAENRGQELRDKVAVTQGGVTQGAGAQAWPPLEWHFIGPVQRNKVKYLRAVTLVHTIETAEQAQAIAAAAEGWGRAPDVLLQVHNGEAQKHGVSTEDLPALLREVRGTGLTVRGLMVMAPYDDPQGAERVFAQTALHAQTLGLPELSMGMSDDFPAAIRHGATLVRVGRRLFTPASGVDRAGAQDAGRAGNGGAPDLS
- a CDS encoding DivIVA domain-containing protein — translated: MKYTPLDVRHQEFPGAMGGYKRLDVRTFLNELADDFEELLQSRQELNERLALMEGRLAEYRQSEDDLRRAVVSAERIAQELRENARKEAELITTQAEAYRDSVTQQANARSVGLEARHEARTGELEMAHRARSTELEAAHQGRSTQLEASYRARFSDLEAQYHRRHRELEQGLAARTAHLESVFSQRHNELTTLLSRARDEQGQFVAQYRALVASFYELASRHAQPEGSPLPTELPQGTAVPLPEGTQSLLPPAPNEPVSALSAATPDAPEDGEDRSAVARVTEQQFV
- a CDS encoding UDP-N-acetylmuramate dehydrogenase translates to MSVTGAGVRREAIGRYTTLGVGGEAEVWTVTDHAQLAEAMSAPYRILGGGSNLVVADEGLTERVIRLAGQFASTDLTPDPERSGPEHGDPDGLVTGWVGGGVPLPGLLRKLQRLGYSNLEGTVGIPAQLGGAIWMNAGTRFGETFDGLHSLEIVSPEGTRVVTPDDLNWSYRDSGIPRNHIVTRARLRLRRSTPDAVQERMDAADTARKGQPKNRTPGCAFKNPTLPDGARAPAGRLIDEAGLKGSRAGNAMIAPEHANFIVNLGGATAADVHALLNLIRERVGVPMELEYELWP
- a CDS encoding dynamin family protein, which codes for MLVTEPVQALLTRERTLLSDLQAYLQAQGAPAEAVTQARQALQNLDESFLLVVVGEFNAGKSSFVNALLGETVLPEGVTPTTDRIYVLVHGEKGEPEATADPFVVRLRVPIAALDGVALVDTPGTNAIVRQHQVLTEGFLPRADLLLFLTSADRPFTESERQFLSLAARWGRAVVMVVNKADLLETPEQRAEVRAFVEAGARAELNLTPPVYLVSARREQRAAQTGGDEGFRALRDALQARLGERERTRLKLTGPLNAAAEILGGEERRASAARDTLRADLDTLSSLEAQRQRHHETMQGELDGQLNRVGRLLAEFEARADKFIDSTLRIGNFRQLVNSRGLETQFREQAIADLPQAIERQFATMVDRFVESNLHFWEDVQTFLLRRQPSQDIARTRFSYDRHALVEGIAGSASRHLSEVTEAQLTRQLAADTEDAMKGVVGLGAGGVGVGVIGAVLAGTLALDFTFIFSGLAIGSLGLLILPARRLQALRELRVRVAELRASLEGVVRREYEREQERADARLRDAMSPFTRFIEGEQVRLQEAEGQAARLRADITALKGQVDALG
- the ftsA gene encoding cell division protein FtsA; the protein is MKDNLITVGLDIGTTKITTVIGEIAADGSVDIIGEGTVPSEGIKRGAVVNLERTTAAIRNSVAAAERVSGVKVTNAYVSVAGNHAKALTSHGLAAIRRSQEITVSDVERSIENARAVPLDPNFEVIHAIPQEYVVDGQEGIKSPVGMHGVRLEVDVHIVAGSVGPLANLRRCVQEAGLQVRGLVLESLASGTAVLDASERDQTVVVIDMGGGTTDVGVFKRGNLSHSACIPIGGDHVTTDLAQILKIPLEEAENVKRKYGAALPELADPDLMLEITNASGSTHAISAFDLSRIIKPRIAEIYGMVRDEIDRELGPVELIASGVVLTGGGSLLRGVSELARERFRLPVRVGRPRGMGGLTDIVAGPVHAAAVGLVLYAAQEQMHPVGTAAQAQPANGSGSPYVRPAPTPIEYDLTPPPVDETPTPTPKPAPTPKPPRAPRNPDEKTLVDKVKDFFKDWI
- a CDS encoding cell division protein FtsQ/DivIB: MKGPEAPTRAARPARRLWLALLATVLVLAVLAASWFLLPVRTVTVTGNRHLSAEQVQALAGLTPPFALTARPGGWLYYGAWRARGLRQSPWVASAQIVRRFPGSVEVNVQERVPAAQWQKPDGTLVAIAWDGKVLPGAPLGGPLLVGWGPDRLPVARRLAQAFGRYNVQSVRYTPSGFTVQTAAGTAWSGNLGSLLKYSGSVKMFAGKHINIYPWGVSVQQ
- a CDS encoding BamA/OMP85 family outer membrane protein, with amino-acid sequence MHIRHTLVLTAALSAPVALAQTQQAATLDDIAVAGATDLLGNFVKASLSVQPGAVLSTVNLRQVEQDALATGYLKSATATLQTVNGQNVLVLNVIPNPLIGSVTVSGVTFLPADAFKTSLANVLNIAPGATLNSARIDQSKQALAQNYKAEGYPFLPSISTSTKARADGSVDLTYTVDETAPVTRIEVSGSTLLPQDTVVGALKPLYDAKKFTPDAYFGALQQIQQAYQSAGYLASGVNSGASTLEGGVLKVSVLEGKISDVDLSNVTLPAGSAPVLLSKAGGVPSLKALEQDVRTLSNATGQSIGFALQPSDPQNPNVVRVAFGVAEATTGPVKDIQITGNTVVQTADLKAALQTRVGDVFSRIAAEADFTRLRDVYRKAGYEISTRDAIGYKDGVLTFNIHETRIAGYEINWTGPQTTKERVISRVLPEPGKLFNDKAFRNALDGLNAQGLIKINSVTTKVKDPAKPEDLTYVIGVSEVTGNRVLPFALQYDTLSGFSGSAGLQNNNLFGLGHQAEFNVVGALNDAGQNFTGNIKYTIPWLDIDFLDFRKVPTSVSANLYTNVTPNNALNDATGTDTGRQYSLRTTGFGLTAGRQLLPNLTVSASVGTNYNTYYLESMTDAEKAKVSTANQDDATAKTLLPATSLTTVFGVGSNYDSTSTPSFPTDGFRANASAAYGFGRSGDTPLSWTKLEAGASTYFGLGQTLQKGFNINQKQQAIAVRVNAGDYIGTPPPGTYFGIGYASANPAYELRGYDSNAFKGSSYVTGSAEYRYDLNVSNSFLQGVYLIGFADAGKVFGSTATNADGTAKDTFGYSVGAGIQTNISLLGVGVRLDYGFSPMTQSGQFHFRLGNLW